The Panicum hallii strain FIL2 chromosome 9, PHallii_v3.1, whole genome shotgun sequence genome has a window encoding:
- the LOC112873920 gene encoding ultraviolet-B receptor UVR8 isoform X3, with protein sequence MGKASGGLILHVAVSTLLQLLPMDHSSPGGMGNFFYWSASLTVMKGANEFGQLGDGTEESAQEPKKVKSLETELVKSVSCGAHCTAAVAEPRENDGTLSKSRLWVWGQNQGSDYPRLFWGAFTPNTVIKQVSCGAVHVVALSEDGLLQAWGYNEYGQLGRGFTSQGLQGARVLTAYARFLDDAPEQVKIVRVSCGEYHTAAISENGEVYTWGLGSMGQLGHCSLQSGDKELIPRRIVALDRIVVTDVSCGGVHSCAVTEGGALYAWGGGHVGQLGVGPQSGFFSCSLNGSDMLLRNIPVLVIPSGVRLATCGHSHTLVSMKDGRIYGWGYNSYGQAANAKSTYAWFPSPVDWCVGEVRRLAAGGGHSAVLTDACSLKELCEFKLAETVNLSNAELIEDVASRTGADALARLCEKLREHVHEQGECELLEKQVPEEAEAKAD encoded by the exons ATGGGAAAAGCCTCAGGTGGATTGATATTGCATGTGGCCGTGAGCACACTGCTGCAATTGCTTCCAATGGATCACTCTTCACCTGGG GGCATGGGGAACTTTTTCTATTGGAGTGCTTCATTGACAGTGATGAAAG GTGCTAATGAGTTTGGCCAGTTGGGAGATGGGACAGAGGAGAGTGCGCAGGAACCCAAGAAAGTCAAGTCACTGGAGACCGAGCTTGTAAAATCGGTATCCTGTGGTGCGCATTGTACAGCTGCTGTTGCTGAGCCTCGAGAAAACGATGGCACGTTATCCAAAAGCAGGCTTTGGGTGTGGGGACAAAATCAG GGTTCTGATTATCCTCGTCTTTTTTGGGGAGCTTTCACACCAAACACA GTGATTAAGCAGGTTTCTTGTGGAGCTGTTCATGTCGTGGCTCTATCTGAGGATGGTCTACTGCAAGCATGGG GCTACAATGAGTATGGTCAGCTTGGCAGAGGTTTTACTTCTCAAGGACTTCAGGGAGCTCGTGTGTTAACTGCTTATGCAAGGTTCCTTGATGACGCCCCTGAGCAAGTGAAGATTGTTAGGGTGTCATGTGGCGAGTACCATACAGCAGCTATATCAGAAAATGGGGAGGT GTATACTTGGGGATTGGGAAGCATGGGTCAGCTTGGGCATTGCTCCCTCCAGTCTGGAGATAAGGAGCTGATCCCTAGGCGAATTGTTGCCCTTGATAGAATAGTGGTCACTGACGTGTCTTGTGGAGGGGTTCACTCTTGTGCTGTAACTGAAGGTGGAGCTCTCTATGCGTGGGGCGGAGGACATGTGGGCCAGCTGGGAGTCGGGCCTCAGAGTGGCTTCTTCTCTTGCTCTCTTAATGGATCCGACATGCTACTTCGCAACATCCCAGTCCTGGTCATACCGTCAGGTGTTCGTCTTGCTACCTGTGGGCACTCTCACACACTGGTATCTATGAAAGATGGCCGTATATATGGGTGGGGCTACAATAGTTATGGTCAGGCGGCAAATGCAAAATCTACTTATGCTTGGTTCCCCTCTCCAGTTGATTG GTGTGTTGGTGAGGTGAGGAGACTTGCTGCTGGAGGCGGACACTCAGCTGTTCTGACTGATGCATGTTCGCTAAAAGAGCTGTGTGAGTTCAAGCTAGCAGAGACTGtaaacctttctaatgccgaGCTAATAGAAGATGTTGCATCACGGACTGGTGCTGATGCCTTGGCACGCTTGTGTGAGAAACTAAG GGAACATGTGCATGAGCAAGGAGAATGTGAACTCCTGGAAAAGCAAGTTCCTGAAGAAGCAGAAGCTAAGGCCGATTAG
- the LOC112873920 gene encoding ultraviolet-B receptor UVR8 isoform X2, which produces MDVDDVLCNLRVVGVPTKSAIYIWGYNHSGQTARKGKECHLRIPKSLPPKLFKLGNGKSLRWIDIACGREHTAAIASNGSLFTWGANEFGQLGDGTEESAQEPKKVKSLETELVKSVSCGAHCTAAVAEPRENDGTLSKSRLWVWGQNQGSDYPRLFWGAFTPNTVIKQVSCGAVHVVALSEDGLLQAWGYNEYGQLGRGFTSQGLQGARVLTAYARFLDDAPEQVKIVRVSCGEYHTAAISENGEVYTWGLGSMGQLGHCSLQSGDKELIPRRIVALDRIVVTDVSCGGVHSCAVTEGGALYAWGGGHVGQLGVGPQSGFFSCSLNGSDMLLRNIPVLVIPSGVRLATCGHSHTLVSMKDGRIYGWGYNSYGQAANAKSTYAWFPSPVDWCVGEVRRLAAGGGHSAVLTDACSLKELCEFKLAETVNLSNAELIEDVASRTGADALARLCEKLRYTTTIQRF; this is translated from the exons ATGGATGTAGATGATGTGCTCTGCAACCTGCGTGTTGTCGGTGTGCCAACAAAAAGTGCAATTTACATTTGGGGTTATAACCACAGTGGCCAGACTGCACGGAAGGGCAAGGAGTGCCACTTGAGGATCCCCAAGAGCCTCCCTCCCAAACTATTCAAATTGGGGAATGGGAAAAGCCTCAGGTGGATTGATATTGCATGTGGCCGTGAGCACACTGCTGCAATTGCTTCCAATGGATCACTCTTCACCTGGG GTGCTAATGAGTTTGGCCAGTTGGGAGATGGGACAGAGGAGAGTGCGCAGGAACCCAAGAAAGTCAAGTCACTGGAGACCGAGCTTGTAAAATCGGTATCCTGTGGTGCGCATTGTACAGCTGCTGTTGCTGAGCCTCGAGAAAACGATGGCACGTTATCCAAAAGCAGGCTTTGGGTGTGGGGACAAAATCAG GGTTCTGATTATCCTCGTCTTTTTTGGGGAGCTTTCACACCAAACACA GTGATTAAGCAGGTTTCTTGTGGAGCTGTTCATGTCGTGGCTCTATCTGAGGATGGTCTACTGCAAGCATGGG GCTACAATGAGTATGGTCAGCTTGGCAGAGGTTTTACTTCTCAAGGACTTCAGGGAGCTCGTGTGTTAACTGCTTATGCAAGGTTCCTTGATGACGCCCCTGAGCAAGTGAAGATTGTTAGGGTGTCATGTGGCGAGTACCATACAGCAGCTATATCAGAAAATGGGGAGGT GTATACTTGGGGATTGGGAAGCATGGGTCAGCTTGGGCATTGCTCCCTCCAGTCTGGAGATAAGGAGCTGATCCCTAGGCGAATTGTTGCCCTTGATAGAATAGTGGTCACTGACGTGTCTTGTGGAGGGGTTCACTCTTGTGCTGTAACTGAAGGTGGAGCTCTCTATGCGTGGGGCGGAGGACATGTGGGCCAGCTGGGAGTCGGGCCTCAGAGTGGCTTCTTCTCTTGCTCTCTTAATGGATCCGACATGCTACTTCGCAACATCCCAGTCCTGGTCATACCGTCAGGTGTTCGTCTTGCTACCTGTGGGCACTCTCACACACTGGTATCTATGAAAGATGGCCGTATATATGGGTGGGGCTACAATAGTTATGGTCAGGCGGCAAATGCAAAATCTACTTATGCTTGGTTCCCCTCTCCAGTTGATTG GTGTGTTGGTGAGGTGAGGAGACTTGCTGCTGGAGGCGGACACTCAGCTGTTCTGACTGATGCATGTTCGCTAAAAGAGCTGTGTGAGTTCAAGCTAGCAGAGACTGtaaacctttctaatgccgaGCTAATAGAAGATGTTGCATCACGGACTGGTGCTGATGCCTTGGCACGCTTGTGTGAGAAACTAAGGTACACAACAACCATACAGAGGTTTTAA
- the LOC112875821 gene encoding probable UDP-arabinopyranose mutase 1 translates to MAGTVTVPGASVPSTPLLKDELDIVIPTIRNLDFLEMWRPFFQPYHLIIVQDGDPTKTIKVPEGFDYELYNRNDINRILGPKASCISFKDSACRCFGYMVSKKKYIYTIDDDCFVAKDPSGKDINALEQHIKNLLSPSTPFFFNTLYDPYREGADFVRGYPFSLREGAHTAVSHGLWLNIPDYDAPTQLVKPKERNERYVDAVMTIPKGTLFPMCGMNLAFDRNLIGPAMYFGLMGDGQPIGRYDDMWAGWCVKVICDHLSLGVKTGLPYIWHSKASNPFVNLKKEYKGIFWQEDIIPFFQNVTIPKECDTVQKCYIYLSGQVKEKLGKIDPYFVKLADAMVTWIEAWDELNPTAAAAENGKAK, encoded by the exons ATGGCGGGCACGGTGACGGTCCCGGGGGCGAGCGTCCCCTCCACGCCGCTGCTCAAGGACGAGCTCGACATCGTGATCCCGACGATCCGCAACCTCGACTTCCTGGAGATGTGGCGGCCCTTCTTCCAGCCGTACCACCTCATCAtcgtgcaggacggcgacccgACCAAGACCATCAAGGTGCCGGAGGGCTTCGACTACGAGCTCTACAACCGCAACGACATCAACCGCATCCTCGGCCCCAAGGCATCCTGCATCTCCTTCAAGGACTCCGCCTGCCGCTGCTTCGGCTACATGGTCTCCAAGAAGAAGTACATCTACACCATCGACGACGACTGCTTC GTTGCCAAGGACCCATCTGGCAAGGACATCAACGCTCTTGAGCAGCACATCAAGAACCTCCTCAGCCCATCCACCCCGTTCTTCTTCAACACGCTGTACGACCCCTACCGTGAGGGTGCTGACTTTGTTCGTGGGTACCCATTCAGCCTCAGGGAGGGCGCCCACACTGCTGTCTCCCACGGCCTGTGGCTGAACATCCCTGACTATGATGCTCCCACACAGCTGGTCAAGCCTAAGGAGAGGAATGAAAG GTATGTTGATGCTGTCATGACAATCCCCAAGGGAACGTTGTTCCCCATGTGCGGCATGAACCTTGCCTTCGACAGGAATCTCATTGGCCCTGCCATGTACTTTGGTCTCATGGGTGATGGCCAGCCTATTGGTCGCTACGACGACATGTGGGCTGGGTGGTGTGTGAAG GTCATCTGCGACCACTTGAGCCTGGGTGTCAAGACTGGCCTGCCATACATCTGGCACAGCAAGGCTAGCAACCCCTTCGTTAACTTGAAGAAGGAATACAAGGGCATCTTCTGGCAGGAGGACATCATCCCCTTCTTCCAGAATGTGACCATCCCCAAGGAGTGTGACACGGTCCAGAAGTGCTACATCTACCTCTCTGGGCAGGTGAAGGAGAAGCTGGGCAAGATCGACCCCTACTTTGTCAAGCTTGCTGACGCCATGGTCACCTGGATCGAGGCCTGGGATGAGCTGAACCCAACTGCTGCCGCCGCTGAGAACGGCAAGGCCAAGTAG
- the LOC112873920 gene encoding ultraviolet-B receptor UVR8 isoform X1: protein MDVDDVLCNLRVVGVPTKSAIYIWGYNHSGQTARKGKECHLRIPKSLPPKLFKLGNGKSLRWIDIACGREHTAAIASNGSLFTWGANEFGQLGDGTEESAQEPKKVKSLETELVKSVSCGAHCTAAVAEPRENDGTLSKSRLWVWGQNQGSDYPRLFWGAFTPNTVIKQVSCGAVHVVALSEDGLLQAWGYNEYGQLGRGFTSQGLQGARVLTAYARFLDDAPEQVKIVRVSCGEYHTAAISENGEVYTWGLGSMGQLGHCSLQSGDKELIPRRIVALDRIVVTDVSCGGVHSCAVTEGGALYAWGGGHVGQLGVGPQSGFFSCSLNGSDMLLRNIPVLVIPSGVRLATCGHSHTLVSMKDGRIYGWGYNSYGQAANAKSTYAWFPSPVDWCVGEVRRLAAGGGHSAVLTDACSLKELCEFKLAETVNLSNAELIEDVASRTGADALARLCEKLREHVHEQGECELLEKQVPEEAEAKAD, encoded by the exons ATGGATGTAGATGATGTGCTCTGCAACCTGCGTGTTGTCGGTGTGCCAACAAAAAGTGCAATTTACATTTGGGGTTATAACCACAGTGGCCAGACTGCACGGAAGGGCAAGGAGTGCCACTTGAGGATCCCCAAGAGCCTCCCTCCCAAACTATTCAAATTGGGGAATGGGAAAAGCCTCAGGTGGATTGATATTGCATGTGGCCGTGAGCACACTGCTGCAATTGCTTCCAATGGATCACTCTTCACCTGGG GTGCTAATGAGTTTGGCCAGTTGGGAGATGGGACAGAGGAGAGTGCGCAGGAACCCAAGAAAGTCAAGTCACTGGAGACCGAGCTTGTAAAATCGGTATCCTGTGGTGCGCATTGTACAGCTGCTGTTGCTGAGCCTCGAGAAAACGATGGCACGTTATCCAAAAGCAGGCTTTGGGTGTGGGGACAAAATCAG GGTTCTGATTATCCTCGTCTTTTTTGGGGAGCTTTCACACCAAACACA GTGATTAAGCAGGTTTCTTGTGGAGCTGTTCATGTCGTGGCTCTATCTGAGGATGGTCTACTGCAAGCATGGG GCTACAATGAGTATGGTCAGCTTGGCAGAGGTTTTACTTCTCAAGGACTTCAGGGAGCTCGTGTGTTAACTGCTTATGCAAGGTTCCTTGATGACGCCCCTGAGCAAGTGAAGATTGTTAGGGTGTCATGTGGCGAGTACCATACAGCAGCTATATCAGAAAATGGGGAGGT GTATACTTGGGGATTGGGAAGCATGGGTCAGCTTGGGCATTGCTCCCTCCAGTCTGGAGATAAGGAGCTGATCCCTAGGCGAATTGTTGCCCTTGATAGAATAGTGGTCACTGACGTGTCTTGTGGAGGGGTTCACTCTTGTGCTGTAACTGAAGGTGGAGCTCTCTATGCGTGGGGCGGAGGACATGTGGGCCAGCTGGGAGTCGGGCCTCAGAGTGGCTTCTTCTCTTGCTCTCTTAATGGATCCGACATGCTACTTCGCAACATCCCAGTCCTGGTCATACCGTCAGGTGTTCGTCTTGCTACCTGTGGGCACTCTCACACACTGGTATCTATGAAAGATGGCCGTATATATGGGTGGGGCTACAATAGTTATGGTCAGGCGGCAAATGCAAAATCTACTTATGCTTGGTTCCCCTCTCCAGTTGATTG GTGTGTTGGTGAGGTGAGGAGACTTGCTGCTGGAGGCGGACACTCAGCTGTTCTGACTGATGCATGTTCGCTAAAAGAGCTGTGTGAGTTCAAGCTAGCAGAGACTGtaaacctttctaatgccgaGCTAATAGAAGATGTTGCATCACGGACTGGTGCTGATGCCTTGGCACGCTTGTGTGAGAAACTAAG GGAACATGTGCATGAGCAAGGAGAATGTGAACTCCTGGAAAAGCAAGTTCCTGAAGAAGCAGAAGCTAAGGCCGATTAG
- the LOC112873920 gene encoding ultraviolet-B receptor UVR8 isoform X4: MGNFFYWSASLTVMKGANEFGQLGDGTEESAQEPKKVKSLETELVKSVSCGAHCTAAVAEPRENDGTLSKSRLWVWGQNQGSDYPRLFWGAFTPNTVIKQVSCGAVHVVALSEDGLLQAWGYNEYGQLGRGFTSQGLQGARVLTAYARFLDDAPEQVKIVRVSCGEYHTAAISENGEVYTWGLGSMGQLGHCSLQSGDKELIPRRIVALDRIVVTDVSCGGVHSCAVTEGGALYAWGGGHVGQLGVGPQSGFFSCSLNGSDMLLRNIPVLVIPSGVRLATCGHSHTLVSMKDGRIYGWGYNSYGQAANAKSTYAWFPSPVDWCVGEVRRLAAGGGHSAVLTDACSLKELCEFKLAETVNLSNAELIEDVASRTGADALARLCEKLREHVHEQGECELLEKQVPEEAEAKAD, translated from the exons ATGGGGAACTTTTTCTATTGGAGTGCTTCATTGACAGTGATGAAAG GTGCTAATGAGTTTGGCCAGTTGGGAGATGGGACAGAGGAGAGTGCGCAGGAACCCAAGAAAGTCAAGTCACTGGAGACCGAGCTTGTAAAATCGGTATCCTGTGGTGCGCATTGTACAGCTGCTGTTGCTGAGCCTCGAGAAAACGATGGCACGTTATCCAAAAGCAGGCTTTGGGTGTGGGGACAAAATCAG GGTTCTGATTATCCTCGTCTTTTTTGGGGAGCTTTCACACCAAACACA GTGATTAAGCAGGTTTCTTGTGGAGCTGTTCATGTCGTGGCTCTATCTGAGGATGGTCTACTGCAAGCATGGG GCTACAATGAGTATGGTCAGCTTGGCAGAGGTTTTACTTCTCAAGGACTTCAGGGAGCTCGTGTGTTAACTGCTTATGCAAGGTTCCTTGATGACGCCCCTGAGCAAGTGAAGATTGTTAGGGTGTCATGTGGCGAGTACCATACAGCAGCTATATCAGAAAATGGGGAGGT GTATACTTGGGGATTGGGAAGCATGGGTCAGCTTGGGCATTGCTCCCTCCAGTCTGGAGATAAGGAGCTGATCCCTAGGCGAATTGTTGCCCTTGATAGAATAGTGGTCACTGACGTGTCTTGTGGAGGGGTTCACTCTTGTGCTGTAACTGAAGGTGGAGCTCTCTATGCGTGGGGCGGAGGACATGTGGGCCAGCTGGGAGTCGGGCCTCAGAGTGGCTTCTTCTCTTGCTCTCTTAATGGATCCGACATGCTACTTCGCAACATCCCAGTCCTGGTCATACCGTCAGGTGTTCGTCTTGCTACCTGTGGGCACTCTCACACACTGGTATCTATGAAAGATGGCCGTATATATGGGTGGGGCTACAATAGTTATGGTCAGGCGGCAAATGCAAAATCTACTTATGCTTGGTTCCCCTCTCCAGTTGATTG GTGTGTTGGTGAGGTGAGGAGACTTGCTGCTGGAGGCGGACACTCAGCTGTTCTGACTGATGCATGTTCGCTAAAAGAGCTGTGTGAGTTCAAGCTAGCAGAGACTGtaaacctttctaatgccgaGCTAATAGAAGATGTTGCATCACGGACTGGTGCTGATGCCTTGGCACGCTTGTGTGAGAAACTAAG GGAACATGTGCATGAGCAAGGAGAATGTGAACTCCTGGAAAAGCAAGTTCCTGAAGAAGCAGAAGCTAAGGCCGATTAG